From the genome of Fusobacterium perfoetens, one region includes:
- a CDS encoding efflux RND transporter permease subunit has protein sequence MTLAGLSIRRPVATTMLMISMMFIGLIAMFSMKSEMLPNMNIPVVTIRTTWNGAVPEDVETQITKKIEEVLPNVEGIDKIESTSQYGQSTVVVQFNYGIDADDKVTDIQREVSRLTNDLPDDADTPVVRKVEAGVGNLTMVVSVTGASRMELNTAIENYVKPRLESLKGIGEVNVFGTPDKQVQIQVNGDKLAAFGMSPMELYQLIGASSQSIPLGTIDTGDKQIVARFMGETNYIDQIENIILKSNGNTLRVKDIADVVLTTEDPTDVGYFNGKENVVLVIEKSSDGSTIDLNNGARKVLGSVKSVMPPGTEFTVMLDTSTDIVTSISSIASSAVQALILATIVLLLFLKNIRATVLISIALPVSVIFTFAFLALNGTSLNLISLMGLSLGVGMLTDNSVVVIDNIYRHMTELKSPVMAAADDGTTEVTMSVIASSLTTMVVFIPVLFIPGIAREIFRDLSFSIIFSNLAALIVSLTLMPMVASRFLSNKQNITKEGKIFAKVKEKYLVVINWAVKNRFKTILIPIVLFIFTMTVGTRFLRVEFMPKQDQGRYSVVAELGKGVDIDKAERIARQIEDIVKANPYTQTYFSLVQNDTVAVNVEIGKKDTRDESVFNIINEIRPKVEKIPGIRPNLSEDFQMRSPQRAVEFDIVGPNLDELKIIGKEVMEKLVKYPGAVDVTSTVDAGNPEARVVLNREKIRSYGINPVEVGQTVSYFVLGGDRGDTLTVKTGTEEIDVLIRLPKDKRKTVSDLSNINIKIGEGQFIKLSDLTTIEMAEGSPEINKTDRIYSVTVSANDGGVGLKSIQNEMLKAFEETNPPSSISYKWGGESENLADASTQLGAALAISIFLIYALLASQFENFVFPIIIIGSIPLALIGVIFGLIVTNQPVDVMVMIGVIMLAGIVVNNAIVLIDFIKMTRERGSEREEAVIESCRTRLRPILMTTMTTVFGMLPLSLGIGEGSEIYRGMAITTMFGLAFSTLLTLVVIPIFYTLVEDMNNAVLRFIKKIFRKLISKFPKKKEKNK, from the coding sequence ATGACATTAGCAGGATTATCAATACGCAGACCGGTAGCAACAACAATGCTTATGATTTCTATGATGTTCATAGGGCTTATAGCAATGTTTTCAATGAAATCTGAAATGCTTCCTAATATGAACATTCCTGTTGTAACTATAAGAACAACATGGAACGGGGCTGTACCAGAAGATGTGGAAACACAGATTACTAAAAAAATAGAAGAAGTTCTGCCCAATGTAGAAGGAATAGATAAAATTGAATCAACTTCACAATATGGGCAATCAACAGTAGTTGTACAATTTAACTACGGTATAGATGCAGATGACAAAGTAACAGATATTCAGAGAGAGGTATCAAGACTTACAAATGACCTTCCTGATGATGCTGACACTCCTGTTGTAAGAAAAGTTGAAGCAGGGGTAGGAAACTTAACAATGGTTGTTTCAGTTACAGGGGCATCAAGAATGGAACTTAACACAGCCATTGAAAACTATGTAAAACCAAGACTTGAAAGTTTAAAAGGTATAGGAGAAGTTAATGTATTCGGTACACCAGACAAACAAGTTCAAATCCAAGTAAATGGAGATAAACTTGCAGCATTTGGAATGTCTCCTATGGAACTTTATCAACTTATAGGTGCATCAAGCCAAAGTATCCCTCTTGGAACTATTGACACTGGAGATAAACAGATAGTTGCAAGATTTATGGGAGAAACAAACTACATAGACCAGATTGAAAATATCATCTTAAAAAGTAATGGTAATACTTTAAGAGTAAAAGATATAGCAGATGTTGTGCTTACAACAGAAGATCCTACAGATGTGGGATACTTCAATGGTAAAGAAAATGTGGTTCTTGTAATAGAAAAATCTTCTGACGGAAGTACAATAGACCTTAATAATGGAGCAAGAAAAGTTCTTGGCAGTGTAAAATCAGTAATGCCTCCGGGAACAGAATTTACAGTAATGCTTGATACATCAACAGATATCGTAACATCAATTTCAAGTATTGCATCAAGTGCAGTTCAAGCCCTTATACTTGCTACAATAGTACTTTTACTATTCCTTAAAAATATAAGAGCAACAGTTTTAATTTCAATAGCACTTCCAGTATCAGTAATATTTACATTTGCATTCCTTGCCCTTAATGGAACAAGTTTAAACCTTATTTCACTTATGGGACTTTCACTTGGAGTTGGAATGCTTACAGACAACTCGGTTGTTGTTATAGATAATATCTATAGACACATGACAGAACTTAAATCTCCTGTTATGGCAGCAGCAGATGATGGTACAACAGAAGTTACAATGTCAGTTATAGCATCATCACTTACAACAATGGTCGTATTTATTCCAGTATTATTTATTCCGGGAATTGCCAGAGAGATATTCAGAGATCTATCATTCTCAATTATCTTCTCAAACCTTGCAGCACTTATAGTATCACTTACATTAATGCCAATGGTTGCCAGCAGATTCCTTTCTAATAAACAAAACATTACAAAAGAAGGAAAAATATTTGCTAAAGTAAAAGAAAAATACCTTGTTGTTATTAACTGGGCTGTAAAAAATAGATTTAAAACAATACTTATTCCAATAGTTTTATTCATATTTACAATGACAGTTGGAACAAGATTCTTAAGAGTTGAATTCATGCCTAAACAAGACCAAGGTAGATATTCAGTTGTAGCTGAGCTTGGAAAAGGTGTGGATATTGATAAAGCTGAAAGAATAGCAAGACAAATTGAGGATATAGTAAAAGCAAATCCATATACTCAAACATATTTCAGCTTAGTTCAAAATGACACAGTTGCAGTCAATGTTGAAATTGGTAAAAAAGATACAAGAGACGAATCAGTATTCAATATTATAAATGAAATCAGACCAAAGGTTGAAAAGATACCCGGTATCAGACCAAACCTTTCTGAAGATTTCCAAATGCGTTCTCCTCAGAGAGCAGTTGAATTTGACATAGTTGGACCAAACCTTGATGAACTTAAGATAATAGGTAAAGAGGTAATGGAAAAACTTGTTAAATATCCCGGAGCAGTTGATGTTACTTCAACAGTTGACGCAGGTAACCCAGAAGCAAGAGTAGTTCTTAACAGAGAAAAGATAAGAAGCTACGGTATAAACCCAGTTGAAGTTGGACAAACAGTAAGTTATTTTGTTCTTGGAGGAGACAGAGGAGATACTCTTACAGTTAAAACAGGAACAGAAGAAATTGATGTTTTAATCAGACTTCCTAAAGATAAGAGAAAAACAGTAAGTGATTTAAGTAATATTAATATAAAAATTGGAGAAGGACAGTTTATAAAATTATCTGACCTTACAACAATAGAAATGGCAGAAGGTTCTCCTGAAATTAATAAAACAGACAGAATATACAGTGTTACTGTATCTGCAAACGATGGAGGAGTTGGACTTAAAAGCATTCAAAACGAAATGTTAAAAGCCTTTGAAGAAACAAATCCACCAAGTTCTATTTCATATAAATGGGGAGGAGAATCTGAAAACCTTGCAGATGCTTCTACACAGCTTGGAGCAGCTCTTGCAATATCTATTTTCCTTATTTATGCACTACTTGCATCACAGTTTGAAAACTTTGTATTCCCAATAATTATTATAGGTTCAATCCCTCTTGCACTTATCGGAGTTATATTTGGGCTTATAGTTACAAATCAGCCTGTAGATGTAATGGTTATGATTGGGGTAATAATGCTTGCAGGTATAGTTGTTAATAACGCTATCGTTCTTATTGACTTCATTAAGATGACAAGAGAAAGAGGAAGCGAAAGAGAAGAAGCTGTAATTGAATCATGTAGAACAAGACTTAGACCAATTCTTATGACTACAATGACAACAGTATTTGGTATGCTTCCATTATCACTTGGAATTGGTGAAGGTTCTGAAATTTACAGAGGTATGGCTATTACAACAATGTTCGGACTTGCATTTTCAACACTTCTTACACTGGTTGTAATTCCTATTTTCTATACACTTGTAGAAGATATGAACAACGCTGTTTTAAGATTTATTAAAAAGATTTTTAGAAAGTTAATATCAAAGTTTCCTAAAAAAAAGGAAAAAAATAAATAA
- a CDS encoding PG0541 family transporter-associated protein, giving the protein MKREEFYSDFKLILVYINEAQKARLEEFFEEIRFYYYAVQKKLETVWSDKIKHKNSTVWPGTDCIFMLSVPSGEVDKMLKYLKTFRMSLPEGIVMSIGILPMDRVIPRVYFEDIDVDEELLEKLKDKYTK; this is encoded by the coding sequence ATGAAAAGAGAGGAATTTTATTCAGATTTTAAGTTAATACTAGTTTATATCAATGAAGCACAAAAAGCCAGATTGGAAGAGTTCTTTGAAGAGATAAGATTTTATTATTATGCTGTTCAGAAAAAACTTGAAACTGTGTGGAGTGATAAGATAAAACATAAGAATTCAACTGTATGGCCTGGAACAGACTGTATATTCATGTTAAGTGTTCCAAGTGGAGAAGTTGATAAAATGCTTAAATACTTAAAAACTTTCAGAATGTCTCTGCCTGAAGGGATAGTAATGTCAATAGGTATTCTGCCTATGGACAGAGTAATTCCAAGAGTTTACTTTGAAGATATAGATGTTGATGAGGAACTTCTTGAAAAATTAAAAGATAAATATACAAAATAG